From one Oscillospiraceae bacterium genomic stretch:
- the tsaD gene encoding tRNA (adenosine(37)-N6)-threonylcarbamoyltransferase complex transferase subunit TsaD: MRILAIESSCDETAAAVVENGRTVLSSLVNSQVAEHAQYGGVVPEIASRRHVENIGGLVRGALEKANMTLAEVDAVAVTCCPGLIGALLVGVNFAKGLAFSAGKPLIGVHHIRGHVAANYIAYPELKPPFFALIVSGGHTVIARVKDYTKFEIVGTTRDDAAGEAFDKAARVLGFPYPGGIYIDRAAKTGNPHAYKLPMPMIDGHPYDFSFSGLKTAVINLAHNAEQKGESLNPDDLAASFQHTAVTMLCDRFFAAAEQYGEKKLVLAGGVAANSGLRSELQKHASAGGYELFIPPLSLCGDNAAMIGAQAYYEFLAGNIADNTLNGTAYMSIDYESGSKQWKTSL, from the coding sequence ATGAGGATATTGGCGATTGAGAGCTCCTGTGATGAGACCGCCGCCGCGGTCGTGGAAAACGGCCGGACGGTGCTTTCTTCGCTTGTCAACTCGCAGGTCGCGGAACACGCGCAATACGGCGGCGTCGTGCCCGAGATCGCCTCGCGCAGACACGTCGAAAATATCGGCGGGTTGGTGAGAGGCGCCCTGGAAAAAGCAAATATGACACTCGCGGAGGTCGACGCGGTGGCGGTGACCTGCTGCCCGGGGTTGATCGGTGCGCTGCTCGTCGGCGTCAATTTCGCCAAGGGACTGGCATTTTCCGCGGGAAAACCGTTGATCGGCGTGCATCACATCCGCGGACATGTGGCAGCAAACTATATCGCATATCCCGAACTCAAACCGCCGTTTTTTGCCCTGATCGTCTCCGGCGGGCACACGGTCATCGCAAGAGTAAAAGATTATACGAAATTCGAGATTGTCGGAACGACCCGCGACGATGCGGCGGGAGAGGCGTTTGACAAAGCTGCGCGGGTGTTGGGGTTTCCGTATCCGGGCGGGATTTATATCGACAGGGCGGCAAAGACAGGCAACCCGCATGCTTATAAACTGCCGATGCCGATGATTGATGGGCATCCGTATGATTTTTCATTTTCGGGTTTGAAAACCGCTGTGATCAATCTGGCGCACAACGCGGAGCAAAAGGGCGAATCCCTGAACCCGGACGACCTTGCTGCGAGTTTTCAGCACACCGCCGTGACGATGTTATGCGACCGGTTTTTCGCGGCAGCCGAACAATACGGAGAGAAAAAGTTGGTGCTTGCGGGCGGTGTCGCGGCTAATTCGGGGCTGAGAAGCGAACTGCAAAAACACGCTTCGGCTGGCGGATATGAGCTGTTTATTCCGCCGCTTTCGCTGTGCGGCGACAATGCGGCGATGATCGGCGCACAGGCCTACTATGAGTTTTTGGCGGGCAATATCGCCGACAACACCCTGAACGGAACGGCGTATATGTCGATTGATTATGAAAGTGGGTCGAAACAATGGAAAACATCGTTGTGA
- a CDS encoding low molecular weight protein arginine phosphatase yields MNVLFVCTGNTCRSPMAEAFAQEYAKKHGLDVMCKSAGLAAFESDTVSDNAVAVLAAERLNAVTTQPIRFTRELGAWADAIYVMSEQHLDFIKMRFSEFAGKTKLLGDGIPDPYGKDLDAYSECYRQLKTHIKRIFDELGH; encoded by the coding sequence ATGAATGTTTTATTTGTCTGCACGGGCAACACCTGCCGCAGTCCGATGGCGGAGGCTTTTGCGCAGGAATATGCGAAAAAACACGGTCTTGACGTGATGTGCAAAAGCGCGGGACTGGCTGCGTTTGAAAGCGATACGGTCAGCGATAATGCCGTCGCGGTGCTGGCTGCCGAGAGGTTAAACGCCGTCACCACCCAGCCGATTCGCTTCACAAGAGAACTGGGCGCGTGGGCCGACGCGATCTATGTGATGAGTGAACAGCACCTCGATTTTATCAAGATGCGGTTTTCGGAATTTGCAGGTAAGACCAAACTGCTGGGCGACGGGATTCCCGACCCCTACGGCAAGGATTTGGACGCCTATTCCGAGTGTTACCGGCAGCTGAAGACCCATATCAAGAGGATTTTTGATGAACTCGGACATTGA
- the rsmA gene encoding 16S rRNA (adenine(1518)-N(6)/adenine(1519)-N(6))-dimethyltransferase RsmA, giving the protein MELTASRANEILKKHGFSFTKSIGQNFLINPSVPPKMAAGSGCDGIGVLEVGPGAGMLTNELAKRAKKVVAVELDKRLSPVLAETIGDLENVEIVFSDALKLDLPAFIKEHFGDMPVVVCANLPFYISTELIMRFLESGAKFKGITVLLQKELAVRLCAVPPSRECGAVSVTVHYRSKPEILFDVSRGSFLPAPNVDCQVIRLNIYDEPPVKAADESTFFKVVRAAFNQRRKTLHNSLSVLSGKEKAAAVLAAADIDPRMRAEQLSVADFCRLADAYQ; this is encoded by the coding sequence ATGGAACTCACCGCTTCCCGAGCCAACGAAATCCTGAAAAAGCACGGCTTTTCGTTCACCAAGTCGATCGGACAAAACTTTTTAATCAATCCGTCGGTCCCGCCAAAAATGGCGGCAGGCAGCGGCTGTGACGGCATCGGCGTACTTGAAGTCGGGCCGGGAGCGGGCATGCTGACGAACGAACTGGCTAAACGCGCAAAAAAGGTCGTCGCGGTCGAGCTCGATAAGCGGCTTTCACCGGTGCTGGCCGAGACGATCGGCGATCTTGAAAACGTCGAAATTGTCTTTTCGGACGCACTCAAACTCGACCTGCCCGCATTTATCAAAGAACATTTCGGCGACATGCCCGTTGTGGTTTGCGCCAATCTGCCGTTTTATATCTCCACCGAACTCATCATGCGGTTTTTGGAGAGCGGCGCAAAATTCAAAGGCATCACGGTGCTGCTGCAAAAAGAACTGGCCGTTCGCCTGTGCGCGGTGCCGCCGAGCCGCGAATGCGGCGCCGTCAGCGTGACGGTGCATTACCGCTCCAAGCCCGAGATTTTATTCGACGTCTCGCGCGGCAGTTTTCTGCCCGCCCCGAACGTCGATTGTCAGGTCATCCGATTGAATATCTACGACGAGCCGCCCGTGAAAGCCGCTGACGAAAGCACCTTTTTCAAAGTAGTGCGCGCGGCATTCAATCAGCGCCGCAAGACGCTGCATAATTCCCTGTCGGTGCTTTCGGGCAAAGAAAAAGCCGCCGCCGTGTTGGCAGCAGCCGATATTGATCCCCGCATGCGCGCCGAGCAGCTCTCGGTCGCCGACTTCTGCCGCCTCGCGGACGCTTATCAATAA
- the mtnN gene encoding 5'-methylthioadenosine/S-adenosylhomocysteine nucleosidase → MENIVVIGAMAGEIKPLIELLGARKTRNGDWSKGNIKICHSGVAKVNAAITAQRAIDTYKPKFILNIGISGALDPSLKIGEIVVCGAFSYHDVAPDEIFANHPTLGGERKADEKLAEKALAACKTLGFLYRTGKAVSGDQIIFDANHAKKLFEKGGTVVDMESGALSHTCLVNQVPFCAVRAVSDFADENALSEMERQEHILAVKLARVAMEMLYESRITIK, encoded by the coding sequence ATGGAAAACATCGTTGTGATCGGAGCAATGGCGGGTGAGATCAAGCCGCTGATCGAACTGCTCGGCGCGAGAAAAACGCGCAACGGCGACTGGAGCAAGGGGAACATTAAAATCTGCCACTCCGGGGTCGCCAAGGTGAACGCGGCGATTACGGCACAGCGGGCGATTGATACTTATAAACCGAAGTTTATTTTGAATATCGGCATCAGCGGCGCACTGGACCCGTCGCTTAAAATCGGAGAAATCGTGGTCTGCGGGGCTTTTTCGTATCACGATGTTGCACCCGACGAGATTTTCGCCAACCACCCAACCCTTGGCGGCGAGCGCAAAGCCGATGAAAAACTGGCCGAAAAGGCCCTTGCCGCCTGTAAAACGCTGGGATTTTTATACCGAACAGGCAAGGCGGTCAGCGGCGACCAGATTATCTTTGACGCAAATCACGCGAAAAAATTGTTTGAAAAGGGCGGCACGGTCGTCGATATGGAGAGCGGTGCGCTGTCGCATACCTGCCTCGTCAATCAGGTGCCGTTCTGCGCGGTGCGGGCGGTGTCGGATTTCGCCGACGAAAACGCCCTGTCAGAAATGGAGCGGCAGGAACATATTTTAGCGGTGAAACTGGCGCGGGTTGCGATGGAGATGCTGTATGAAAGCCGTATTACGATAAAATAA
- a CDS encoding deaminase, translated as MRRDKHNYYLDIAQTVLERSTCLRRRFGAVIVKNDEIVSTGYNGAPRGRANCTDLGYCVRKKMNIPRGENYEICRSVHAEANAIISAPRYETINATLYLVCQDAETGDLVAGTMSCTMCKRLIINAGIKTVIIRNTPEEYTIVDVQRDWVADDETLKGIFNY; from the coding sequence GTGAGACGCGATAAGCACAATTATTATCTGGATATCGCGCAGACTGTCCTCGAGCGGTCAACTTGTCTGCGCCGCCGCTTCGGAGCCGTCATCGTTAAAAACGATGAGATTGTCTCGACCGGTTATAACGGCGCGCCGCGCGGCCGTGCCAACTGTACGGATCTGGGTTACTGCGTCCGCAAAAAAATGAATATTCCGCGCGGGGAGAATTATGAGATCTGCCGCTCGGTTCACGCCGAGGCCAATGCCATCATCTCAGCGCCGCGCTACGAGACCATCAATGCTACGCTTTATCTGGTTTGTCAGGATGCCGAAACCGGTGACCTTGTGGCCGGGACGATGTCGTGTACAATGTGCAAGCGGCTGATCATCAACGCCGGGATCAAGACGGTCATTATCCGCAATACGCCCGAGGAATATACGATCGTCGATGTTCAGCGGGACTGGGTGGCCGATGACGAGACCCTGAAAGGGATTTTTAATTATTAA
- the rimI gene encoding ribosomal protein S18-alanine N-acetyltransferase translates to MNSDIEVKTLAPEFYQAVYELENAVFSSPRSLSMIKEDAENPRAVFLAGFCDGAFAGYGAFGYVLDEGYIGNIAVCPAFRRRGVASAILDEFDRKAKVLGLRFLSLEVRARNSAAISLYEKHGYVKMGLRKGFYVKPDDDGLIYTKEYPGQ, encoded by the coding sequence ATGAACTCGGACATTGAGGTCAAAACGCTTGCGCCGGAATTTTATCAGGCGGTTTACGAGTTGGAAAACGCGGTTTTTTCGTCACCTCGTTCTTTATCAATGATTAAAGAGGACGCAGAGAATCCGCGCGCGGTGTTTTTAGCGGGGTTTTGTGACGGCGCATTTGCCGGATACGGCGCATTTGGGTATGTTTTGGACGAGGGGTATATCGGCAATATCGCGGTGTGTCCGGCGTTTCGGCGGCGCGGCGTCGCCTCGGCGATTTTGGACGAATTCGACCGAAAGGCTAAAGTACTTGGGCTGCGGTTTTTATCGCTTGAAGTGCGTGCCAGAAACAGCGCGGCTATTTCATTATACGAAAAGCACGGATATGTAAAAATGGGTCTGCGCAAGGGGTTTTATGTCAAACCCGACGACGACGGGCTGATTTATACGAAGGAGTATCCGGGGCAGTAA
- a CDS encoding GNAT family N-acetyltransferase, translating into MIKLIGVNEDNWIEIVKLSVTDKQKNFLDSPIGIIARGYVYRNQNARVLGIAENGQIIGVALVKDLDEEPACYDLQQFMIDQCFQNKGYGTEALQQLLIMLGKERKYQCVEVCVNKTDISALRMYEKVGFQDTGYIDDNCPDCLNLMYYFD; encoded by the coding sequence ATGATAAAACTGATCGGTGTGAATGAAGATAATTGGATTGAAATCGTAAAATTGAGCGTTACGGATAAACAAAAGAACTTCCTTGACAGTCCGATCGGAATTATTGCGCGGGGATATGTATATAGAAATCAGAATGCAAGAGTTCTGGGAATCGCAGAGAACGGTCAAATCATAGGGGTCGCTTTGGTAAAGGATTTGGATGAAGAACCTGCTTGCTATGATCTTCAGCAATTTATGATTGATCAATGTTTTCAGAATAAAGGATACGGAACCGAGGCGCTTCAACAGCTCTTGATCATGCTTGGCAAAGAAAGGAAATATCAATGCGTTGAGGTTTGCGTCAATAAAACGGATATTTCTGCGCTTCGTATGTATGAGAAGGTGGGATTTCAAGACACAGGATATATTGATGATAATTGTCCGGATTGCCTGAACCTGATGTATTATTTCGATTGA
- a CDS encoding ROK family protein, which yields MKQYISVDIGGTKCAVSLWRDGNPPEIVKKIKFATLPTPEETIALLVKYAKELSEGQTIDAVGISCGGPLDSKKGLILCPPNLPNWTNIDIVTPLQNAVDAPAFLQNDANACALAEWLWGAGKGYQNVVFLTFGTGMGSGLILDGKLYSGTNDMGGEVGHMRIADDGPVGYGKRGSFEGYCSGGGIARLAQERMPAYLKTGKTTLLKNTEITAKSVSDAADAGDEFALSVIEECGEKLGIGLSNIIDIINPELIVIGSIYGREPRFAQIAERVIAREALPFAAAVCRIVYAGLGESVGDYAAVAAARYGQKQTKLAVHS from the coding sequence ATGAAACAATATATCTCCGTCGATATCGGCGGCACCAAATGCGCGGTCTCCCTCTGGCGGGACGGAAACCCTCCCGAGATCGTCAAAAAAATCAAATTCGCCACCCTGCCGACGCCCGAAGAGACCATCGCCCTGCTGGTCAAATACGCCAAGGAGCTGTCCGAAGGGCAAACCATCGACGCGGTCGGCATCAGCTGCGGCGGTCCCCTGGACAGCAAAAAAGGACTTATCCTCTGTCCGCCGAACTTGCCCAATTGGACTAATATCGACATCGTTACCCCGCTTCAAAACGCGGTCGACGCGCCTGCTTTCCTGCAAAACGACGCCAACGCCTGTGCCCTTGCCGAATGGCTCTGGGGTGCGGGAAAGGGCTATCAAAACGTCGTGTTTCTGACGTTCGGTACCGGCATGGGCAGCGGATTGATCCTTGACGGAAAGCTCTACAGCGGCACCAACGATATGGGCGGCGAAGTCGGACATATGCGCATCGCCGACGACGGTCCGGTGGGTTACGGTAAGCGCGGCTCGTTCGAGGGGTATTGCTCGGGCGGCGGCATTGCGCGGCTTGCACAGGAACGCATGCCCGCTTATCTGAAAACCGGTAAAACAACACTGTTAAAAAATACCGAAATCACGGCCAAATCCGTCAGCGACGCCGCCGATGCGGGTGATGAATTCGCCCTCTCTGTCATCGAAGAATGCGGCGAGAAACTGGGCATCGGCCTTTCGAATATCATCGACATCATCAATCCCGAGCTCATTGTCATCGGCTCCATCTACGGCCGCGAGCCCCGTTTTGCCCAGATTGCCGAACGAGTTATCGCACGTGAAGCGCTTCCGTTCGCCGCCGCAGTCTGCCGCATCGTCTATGCGGGTCTGGGCGAATCGGTCGGCGATTACGCCGCCGTCGCCGCCGCGAGGTATGGACAAAAACAAACCAAGTTAGCAGTTCACAGTTAA
- a CDS encoding DMT family transporter has translation MFDLLSLLTGMIVAVMVAVNGGLTTQYGVFGAAVIIHIIGSAFAFLLLIVKRQPIAFPQKITWWLYTGGAIGVLTTAFYNFAYGKISLTGIVALGLLGQTVTSLLIDNFGLFGMRKYPFKKSTLIGLAFAAVGIFMMLNQSAVNALYAVAFSFFGGVTVVLSRTVNGGLAQHTGALRGSYINHIVGLPVTVAALFLLGRSDAVFNGFTLSSHWWIYLGGIFGVIIVLVFNIIVPKIPSFRLTLLAFIGQVFAGIVLDLITKQGYSWMTFFGGLVVSAGVGVNMLIEHLQRRKSAPGSDQIERPDKI, from the coding sequence ATGTTTGATCTGTTGTCACTGCTGACCGGCATGATCGTCGCCGTGATGGTTGCGGTCAACGGCGGTTTAACAACTCAATACGGGGTATTCGGCGCGGCTGTCATCATCCATATTATCGGCAGTGCCTTTGCTTTTCTGCTTTTGATTGTCAAGCGCCAACCTATCGCATTCCCCCAAAAAATCACCTGGTGGCTTTATACCGGCGGTGCAATCGGCGTATTGACGACCGCTTTTTATAACTTTGCCTACGGCAAAATCAGTTTGACGGGCATCGTCGCATTGGGACTTTTGGGACAAACCGTCACTTCGCTGCTCATCGACAATTTCGGTCTGTTCGGCATGCGAAAATACCCTTTTAAAAAATCGACGCTGATCGGACTCGCCTTTGCCGCCGTGGGGATTTTCATGATGTTGAATCAGAGCGCCGTAAATGCGCTGTACGCGGTCGCTTTTTCATTTTTCGGAGGCGTCACCGTTGTGCTGTCACGCACGGTCAACGGCGGGTTGGCACAACACACCGGCGCCCTGAGAGGTTCTTATATCAACCATATCGTCGGGCTTCCCGTCACCGTGGCCGCACTCTTTTTGCTGGGTAGAAGTGATGCCGTTTTTAACGGTTTTACCTTATCCTCCCACTGGTGGATTTATCTCGGCGGCATATTCGGCGTGATCATCGTGCTTGTTTTCAACATCATTGTGCCGAAAATCCCTTCGTTCCGACTGACGCTGCTGGCGTTCATCGGACAGGTCTTTGCGGGAATCGTTCTGGATTTAATCACAAAACAAGGCTACTCTTGGATGACTTTTTTCGGGGGACTGGTGGTTTCTGCGGGTGTCGGCGTCAATATGCTGATCGAACACTTGCAGCGAAGGAAATCGGCACCCGGCAGTGATCAGATCGAAAGACCGGATAAAATCTAA
- a CDS encoding polysaccharide deacetylase family protein has protein sequence MAAIKRTVRRNPRRSKAKKAQISNVMLAIFALVLVVAAGGTLWYVLDNRQTLDGAFTNQASCTVGDVSAIKTVEKQRYYTIETQEPEEAEQAISEVYDTNIREFQTRLQNLLNTKTLNRDDPAKLTIGFSFETFEQYTTYTIHTEEYISAGNPENKTADYRIIFDGDTRLSAADLFKSGVDYTAKLSDLVGESLSDLDGKLALTDEGLEVCSENTAVIDYTALYHLMAITLPEKYKPVEPTPIDPKVEKVVALTFDDGPYSAVTDKLLDLLDQYNAKATFFVVGYNVDYYPDTVRDIVNRGHCIGVHSTEHKTLTKMTDEEIKKDIFGMQDKIEKICGVRPNLLRPVGGHITQHIADMLNMPVILWDCDPCDWKYRDADKVAEEVMEHIKSGDIILSHDIYESTYEAYEKIIPILAEQGYRFVTVEELIGYTDGAYAGKIIRYRDLCREMRRDGVFEQRCQDKNF, from the coding sequence ATGGCAGCGATAAAGAGAACCGTCAGGAGAAATCCGAGACGGTCAAAAGCAAAAAAGGCGCAGATTTCGAATGTGATGTTGGCAATATTTGCCTTGGTGCTGGTTGTTGCGGCGGGTGGGACGCTGTGGTATGTCCTGGATAACCGGCAGACGTTGGATGGCGCTTTTACCAATCAGGCCAGCTGTACCGTCGGAGACGTATCTGCGATAAAGACCGTCGAAAAACAGCGGTATTATACAATTGAAACGCAAGAACCCGAGGAAGCTGAACAAGCAATCTCTGAAGTGTATGATACGAATATTCGAGAATTTCAAACACGGCTTCAAAATCTGTTGAACACAAAAACGCTCAATCGGGATGATCCCGCAAAACTGACCATCGGCTTCAGCTTTGAGACGTTTGAACAATACACAACTTATACGATACATACCGAAGAATATATTTCTGCGGGAAATCCGGAAAACAAAACCGCTGATTACCGGATAATCTTTGACGGGGATACCCGGCTGAGCGCAGCAGACTTGTTTAAAAGCGGCGTGGATTATACCGCAAAACTATCCGATCTGGTCGGTGAGAGCCTTTCAGATCTTGACGGAAAACTTGCATTGACCGATGAGGGGTTGGAGGTATGTTCCGAAAATACCGCCGTAATTGACTATACCGCTCTGTATCATTTGATGGCCATTACTTTGCCTGAAAAATACAAACCCGTTGAGCCGACGCCCATTGATCCGAAAGTCGAAAAAGTGGTTGCCCTGACGTTTGATGACGGGCCCTATTCTGCAGTAACCGATAAATTACTCGATCTGCTGGATCAGTACAACGCCAAGGCGACTTTCTTTGTGGTCGGCTATAATGTGGACTATTATCCCGACACCGTTCGCGATATCGTTAACCGCGGGCATTGCATCGGGGTGCACTCGACAGAACATAAAACACTGACCAAAATGACGGATGAGGAAATTAAAAAAGACATTTTCGGCATGCAGGATAAAATCGAGAAGATCTGCGGCGTGCGGCCCAATCTTCTTCGCCCGGTCGGAGGCCATATCACCCAACACATTGCGGATATGCTGAATATGCCGGTTATTCTCTGGGACTGCGATCCGTGCGACTGGAAATACCGGGATGCCGACAAGGTGGCAGAGGAAGTGATGGAACATATCAAAAGCGGAGATATCATACTTTCACATGATATTTATGAGTCTACATACGAGGCCTATGAGAAGATCATTCCGATACTGGCCGAACAGGGTTATCGCTTCGTTACGGTCGAGGAGTTGATTGGTTACACCGATGGTGCGTATGCCGGAAAGATCATCCGCTACCGTGATTTATGTCGTGAAATGCGAAGAGACGGCGTGTTTGAACAAAGGTGCCAAGATAAAAATTTTTGA
- a CDS encoding SDR family oxidoreductase, whose translation MKTALITGASSGLGSELAKQLSDKGWRTILVARRVDRLEELAKILPGESRVIPADLGTFEGCKALFDAVADENIDLLINNAGFGLFGEFTETELDRELAMVDLNCKALHTLMKLFLTKMTAKNSGTILNVASVAAYMIGPLMATYYATKGYVLKLSQSVDAELRKSGSKVRVLALCPGPFDTEFNEVAGVSFGIRGKSAQAIARTAIKGIERGKSPINPGFLIKFARIGARISPDRLLADICYRAQKSKSEK comes from the coding sequence ATGAAAACCGCACTTATTACAGGCGCAAGCTCGGGTCTCGGCTCCGAACTTGCAAAACAACTCTCAGACAAGGGCTGGCGCACGATTTTAGTTGCCCGCAGAGTGGATCGACTCGAAGAATTGGCTAAAATCCTGCCGGGCGAATCACGTGTCATTCCCGCCGACCTGGGTACATTCGAGGGCTGCAAGGCGCTGTTTGATGCAGTCGCCGATGAAAATATCGATTTGCTTATCAACAACGCGGGCTTCGGACTGTTCGGTGAATTCACCGAGACCGAACTCGACCGCGAACTTGCAATGGTCGACCTGAACTGCAAGGCGCTGCACACGTTGATGAAACTGTTTTTGACCAAGATGACCGCTAAAAATTCCGGCACGATATTAAATGTCGCCAGTGTCGCGGCCTACATGATCGGCCCGTTGATGGCGACTTATTACGCGACCAAGGGCTATGTGCTCAAGCTCTCCCAATCGGTTGATGCCGAACTGCGCAAGTCGGGCAGCAAAGTGCGGGTACTGGCGTTATGCCCCGGTCCCTTCGATACGGAATTCAATGAAGTCGCCGGCGTATCCTTCGGCATCAGAGGCAAGAGCGCCCAGGCAATCGCACGCACCGCAATCAAGGGGATCGAGCGGGGAAAATCCCCCATCAATCCCGGATTTCTTATCAAGTTCGCCCGTATCGGCGCGCGCATCTCCCCCGACCGCCTGCTCGCTGATATCTGCTACCGCGCCCAAAAGAGCAAATCGGAAAAATAA
- a CDS encoding GNAT family N-acetyltransferase translates to MTDVTYSEAAMSDLHALAAMRIRMIEEEHPLPDGQKRLISENTKQFLFDEISKDTAVVWTAVFSEQLIGMGTVNFFSLPPNDWCLNGKTAYIGNLYVLPEFRRKGIASELLSRLNEEAKKRECQRILLHTTEAGRPLYEKFGFEASPSAMALYPFGIKPES, encoded by the coding sequence ATGACAGATGTGACCTATTCTGAAGCGGCGATGTCCGATCTCCACGCGCTTGCGGCAATGCGCATTCGGATGATTGAGGAGGAGCATCCGCTTCCCGACGGGCAGAAGCGTTTGATCTCCGAAAATACGAAACAGTTTCTTTTTGATGAGATTTCCAAAGATACGGCCGTCGTCTGGACGGCTGTTTTTTCTGAGCAGCTGATCGGCATGGGAACTGTTAATTTCTTTTCGCTGCCGCCCAACGACTGGTGCCTGAACGGAAAAACCGCTTACATCGGGAATCTGTATGTGCTGCCGGAATTTCGCAGAAAAGGGATTGCTTCCGAACTGCTTTCCCGTTTAAACGAGGAAGCAAAAAAGCGGGAATGCCAGCGAATTTTACTGCATACCACCGAGGCAGGCAGGCCGCTTTATGAAAAATTCGGGTTCGAGGCCTCACCTTCGGCGATGGCGCTCTATCCGTTCGGTATCAAGCCGGAGAGTTGA
- a CDS encoding class I mannose-6-phosphate isomerase, producing MDLILLKPALKDIIWGGTRLVTEFGYDKNFPRIAEAWVVSAHPAGQSTAAGGEFDGKPLGDILSAHPELCGEYNGDFPLLVKFIDAARDLSIQVHPDDKYAAAHENGRGKTEMWYVMDAAPGAFIYYGFKNHVTPKEFSDSIADGTVCNLLNKVECKRGDVFFIPAGTIHAIGAGLLICEIQQSSNLTYRIFDYNRPGPDGKPRELHIQKAAEASDLSPSRPSGKPRGKTRKIGTLERTVLARCDYFTSTHYHGSGEIPCKKTWGLITILGGTGEINGQAVKKGDGAFIPVNTVKLTLTGNLELIYTTP from the coding sequence TTGGACTTGATATTGCTAAAACCCGCGTTAAAAGACATCATCTGGGGCGGAACCCGGCTCGTCACGGAATTCGGATACGACAAAAATTTTCCCCGCATTGCCGAAGCATGGGTGGTCTCGGCACATCCGGCGGGACAATCGACCGCTGCGGGCGGAGAATTCGACGGCAAACCGCTCGGTGATATTTTAAGCGCGCATCCGGAACTGTGCGGCGAGTACAACGGAGATTTTCCGCTGCTGGTCAAATTCATTGACGCCGCGCGTGACCTCTCAATCCAGGTGCACCCCGACGATAAATATGCCGCCGCGCACGAAAACGGACGCGGTAAGACCGAGATGTGGTACGTCATGGACGCCGCACCCGGCGCTTTCATCTATTACGGCTTTAAGAACCATGTAACCCCAAAAGAATTTTCCGACAGCATTGCAGACGGTACCGTCTGCAATCTGCTCAATAAAGTTGAATGCAAAAGGGGCGACGTCTTTTTCATCCCCGCAGGCACCATCCACGCCATCGGCGCCGGACTGCTGATCTGCGAAATCCAGCAGTCCAGCAACCTCACCTACCGCATTTTTGATTATAACCGTCCCGGCCCCGACGGCAAGCCCCGCGAACTGCACATTCAAAAAGCCGCTGAGGCGTCCGATCTCTCCCCGTCAAGACCCAGCGGAAAACCACGCGGTAAAACGCGTAAAATCGGAACGCTCGAACGCACGGTATTGGCCCGGTGCGACTATTTCACTTCTACTCATTATCACGGCAGCGGCGAGATCCCCTGCAAAAAAACCTGGGGACTGATCACAATTTTGGGCGGAACCGGTGAAATCAACGGACAAGCCGTTAAAAAAGGCGACGGCGCATTCATCCCGGTCAATACTGTCAAACTGACCCTGACCGGCAACCTCGAACTCATCTACACCACACCCTAA